From the genome of Bubalus bubalis isolate 160015118507 breed Murrah chromosome 2, NDDB_SH_1, whole genome shotgun sequence, one region includes:
- the LOC102391011 gene encoding serpin B6 isoform X2 encodes MDALSEANGTFALTLLKKLGEDNSKNVFISPLSISSALAMVLVGARGNTAAQMCQTLSLSKSSGGGEDVHQGFQKLLSEVNRTDTQYLLRTANRLFGQKTYDFLSSFKDVCRIFYQAEMEELDFVSATEDSRKHINTWVAEKTEGKIRDLLSANSVNPMTRLVLANAIYFKGNWDKQFNKEHTEERPFRVSKNVEKPVQMMFKKSTCKITYVGEISTQILVLPYAGQELNMVILLPSESTDLNTVEKALTYEKFIAWTKPDVMDEEEVEVFLPRFTLEESYDMEEVLQDLGMTDAFQEARADFSGMSSGRGLHLSRVVHKSFVEVTEEGTEAAAATGAVVMMRCLMVVPRFNADHPFLFFIQHSKTGAILFCGRFCSP; translated from the exons ATGGATGCGCTGTCAGAAGCAAATGGCACCTTTGCCTTGACCCTTCTGAAAAAGCTGGGTGAAGACAACTCGAAAAATGTGTTTATCTCACCCCTAAGCATCTCCTCTGCCCTGGCCATGGTCCTCGTGGGGGCCAGGGGCAACACCGCAGCCCAGATGTGCCAG ACTCTTTCTCTAAGTAAGAGCAGTGGGGGAGGTGAAGATGTCCACCAGGGTTTCCAGAAGCTTCTCAGCGAAGTTAATAGAACGGACACACAGTACTTGCTCAGAACCGCCAACAGGCTTTTTGGACAGAAGACTTATGATTTCCTCTCG TCTTTCAAAGATGTGTGCCGCATATTCTACCAAGCAGAGATGGAAGAGCTGGACTTTGTCAGCGCTACGGAGGACTCCAGGAAGCACATAAACACCTGGGTAGCCGAAAAGACAGAAG GTAAAATTAGAGACTTGCTTTCTGCAAATTCAGTTAACCCTATGACACGTCTGGTTCTCGCGAATGCCATCTACTTCAAAGGAAACTGGGACAAACAGTTTAACAAAGAGCACACTGAAGAAAGGCCATTCAGAGTCAGCAAG AATGTGGAGAAACCTGTGCAAATGATGTTCAAGAAGTCCACCTGTAAAATAACCTACGTTGGAGAAATAAGCACCCAGATTCTGGTGCTTCCCTACGCAGGTCAAGAGCTGAACATGGTCATCCTGCTGCCCAGTGAAAGCACGGACTTGAACACG GTGGAAAAGGCCCTGACCTATGAGAAATTCATCGCGTGGACGAAGCCGGATGTGATGGacgaggaggaggtggaggtgttTCTTCCCCGGTTCACGCTGGAGGAGAGTTATGATATGGAAGAGGTCCTCCAAGACCTGGGCATGACTGACGCCTTCCAGGAGGCCCGGGCTGACTTCAGCGGGATGTCGTCCGGGCGAGGCCTGCACCTGTCCAGGGTCGTGCACAAGTCCTTCGTGGAGGTCACCGAGGAGGGCACGGAGGCCGCGGCTGCCACAGGGGCGGTGGTCATGATGCGCTGCTTGATGGTCGTGCCCCGGTTCAATGCCGACCaccccttcctcttcttcatccagcacagcaagACCGGGGCCATCCTGTTCTGCGGCCGCTTCTGCTCGCCATGA
- the LOC102391011 gene encoding serpin B6 isoform X1 yields the protein MGAAPSLPGHRAPRLATMDALSEANGTFALTLLKKLGEDNSKNVFISPLSISSALAMVLVGARGNTAAQMCQTLSLSKSSGGGEDVHQGFQKLLSEVNRTDTQYLLRTANRLFGQKTYDFLSSFKDVCRIFYQAEMEELDFVSATEDSRKHINTWVAEKTEGKIRDLLSANSVNPMTRLVLANAIYFKGNWDKQFNKEHTEERPFRVSKNVEKPVQMMFKKSTCKITYVGEISTQILVLPYAGQELNMVILLPSESTDLNTVEKALTYEKFIAWTKPDVMDEEEVEVFLPRFTLEESYDMEEVLQDLGMTDAFQEARADFSGMSSGRGLHLSRVVHKSFVEVTEEGTEAAAATGAVVMMRCLMVVPRFNADHPFLFFIQHSKTGAILFCGRFCSP from the exons ACTCGCCACCATGGATGCGCTGTCAGAAGCAAATGGCACCTTTGCCTTGACCCTTCTGAAAAAGCTGGGTGAAGACAACTCGAAAAATGTGTTTATCTCACCCCTAAGCATCTCCTCTGCCCTGGCCATGGTCCTCGTGGGGGCCAGGGGCAACACCGCAGCCCAGATGTGCCAG ACTCTTTCTCTAAGTAAGAGCAGTGGGGGAGGTGAAGATGTCCACCAGGGTTTCCAGAAGCTTCTCAGCGAAGTTAATAGAACGGACACACAGTACTTGCTCAGAACCGCCAACAGGCTTTTTGGACAGAAGACTTATGATTTCCTCTCG TCTTTCAAAGATGTGTGCCGCATATTCTACCAAGCAGAGATGGAAGAGCTGGACTTTGTCAGCGCTACGGAGGACTCCAGGAAGCACATAAACACCTGGGTAGCCGAAAAGACAGAAG GTAAAATTAGAGACTTGCTTTCTGCAAATTCAGTTAACCCTATGACACGTCTGGTTCTCGCGAATGCCATCTACTTCAAAGGAAACTGGGACAAACAGTTTAACAAAGAGCACACTGAAGAAAGGCCATTCAGAGTCAGCAAG AATGTGGAGAAACCTGTGCAAATGATGTTCAAGAAGTCCACCTGTAAAATAACCTACGTTGGAGAAATAAGCACCCAGATTCTGGTGCTTCCCTACGCAGGTCAAGAGCTGAACATGGTCATCCTGCTGCCCAGTGAAAGCACGGACTTGAACACG GTGGAAAAGGCCCTGACCTATGAGAAATTCATCGCGTGGACGAAGCCGGATGTGATGGacgaggaggaggtggaggtgttTCTTCCCCGGTTCACGCTGGAGGAGAGTTATGATATGGAAGAGGTCCTCCAAGACCTGGGCATGACTGACGCCTTCCAGGAGGCCCGGGCTGACTTCAGCGGGATGTCGTCCGGGCGAGGCCTGCACCTGTCCAGGGTCGTGCACAAGTCCTTCGTGGAGGTCACCGAGGAGGGCACGGAGGCCGCGGCTGCCACAGGGGCGGTGGTCATGATGCGCTGCTTGATGGTCGTGCCCCGGTTCAATGCCGACCaccccttcctcttcttcatccagcacagcaagACCGGGGCCATCCTGTTCTGCGGCCGCTTCTGCTCGCCATGA